The stretch of DNA ATTCTTAATTTTGGGATATTCGGTGATGAACCGAATCTGCCAATAAGTGAGAAAAGATTGTGATTCATACATATACGCATATACGTAAATGCACACATATGCCACAATTTCTCTCTGTTTCTGTGTCTCGGTCCGATAAGCAAAATGAAACAAGAGAATAGTGGACCACACAGTAAGAGCGATTGTCTAGGAACTAAACTAAACAATAgacactactactactacaaccAGAAGagcgaaaaaaaataaagggCAGGATGATATCtaagctttttttttcgcctcttcctcctcctttCCCGTCCCTGATAATGTATTCGGGTAAATGTTTAGCCTTCAAGGACGGCACAACGGTATGCCACAACTTACCataagattttttttccaccCGGTAGCAACTTTATAGATATGAAGCAAAGAAACCTTAATGGCCAGTTGAATAAGTAATCATGGGCTATGCtatgctgttgttgttggtattgTAGAGGTATTTTGTGATGGAGGTATTCTCACGGACCGatcaatcttttttttctttcttgttttgttttggcAGACGTTGTAAAAATTCAACGTTAAATGTTGCACACACACATAAATACATGCATGCATAAGTGACAGTGAATTTAGTAACAATAAACGAGAAATTTCATCATATCGTGACACAGATGACATAATGTAATGTAATTCCTATAATATATACATGTATGTAAGTATGAGATGATATGTAAATATTGGATGATATCATGCATTTTTGCCACAAGTTTCAGATCAATCTTACGGCTGTCACCATCATCCACCATCCACCACTATTTGGTAAAgccattgttgttgttgttgtaaaagTTCTGGACCCATCTTTTAGTTctcattatcttcattcCAATTCCCATTATCATCTCCGACGGATTTAAAAGATTGAcatattttcattgatgTAATTTKttttttttttttgacgTTACTTAGTAAAGATATAATTTTAGTAACCGAACAGAGCGGAGCGGAGATAAAAATCATGAATGGATCACCAACAAGGTATATTACAATTTTTCTCCATTTGATACATTAGATAATATGGAGTATTATTGTGTATAGCAAAAGATAAATGGAAGCGCAAAaactttgaaatttatttacAATAAggttgttattattattaaccTTGTATATGGTTTTGTTCAAAAATCGTTTCATATTTAATGCCGTCATTGCAACATCAtcacaaaagaaatttataacaatttcaatgtaTGTCAATTTGACGTTACATTTtgcatttgaaattgttaattgtttttgacGAAGCGATTTACAAATGACAAAACCTGCAAACGTTATGCATTCAGTTGAAAAGCGATGTAAGTCACATGATAGTTGATAggatttatttttttgttttttatttccgGTAGTTAGTGGTGGTAAGGTCGGTTATAATTTCTCGACAATTCGATTTGTTCTAGGTTTAGTTTTGTTAGGTTATTTTTGCGCATTCTGTAGTACTAGTAACTACTCTGGCATTGTTAATCGTTCTTAATAATTGGTCTTTTGAATGTTCATTCATAAATTGCGTTTGATTGTATGTTTGTTAATAGGATATTTCTATTTATCCTGATTGGAAAGTCCACCTATTTCCCTTTCTGTTGTTAAATGCAAACACCTAGTAACAGGAAATGTGGAATcaacgatgatgatgtcTAAGTAATTTAAGTTAGCTTACATAACCtgtaaaaaatttaaaaatggaAAGACTGTTTCCACATAATAAGTTTGTGGCATTTTATGTGGTCTgtaaaaaaagataaaagagggaattaattaattgttaGGTATTGACTgtgaaaaatattataatcGACTTCCTTTATTCCTGCGCCTCCTCCCTTTCCCCCCCTCCTCCTGTTCTTCTCCTGGTCGATTCTTTATACACTTTCCTTGCCCTCTTTCCGTTTCTTATCTTAAGGCTTAACTACTGCCACTACAATACACATCATTACATTACCTCCTTTATCTTTTGGCCTACTAATTGCTGTATCGATTCAAACCAAAACTTTATCATTTAGTTTCTATTGCCATTTTTCTCTCAGTGAGTCACACATTACACAAAACCAACAAACGaacccaaaaaaagaaatttcacTGCtcgtgtttttttttttgtattctTTTCATTCACCAGTTTTCTTGGCATAGGCTTATTTCGGTGATtcctttcttcttttaagCTGTGTCTTAGTTGCTTTTGGTACTATTACTGTTGCTGCCACTATCAAGGGTAGAGTAAATAAtaagaaatcaattaacACAGTAATGTGGGATGaaaaatgaacaagaagTTGGCTGAGTCTATTACGTATATCACAAGATGTATTTTTACACCCCCCctttcatttttgttaGTTAACTAACTAACAACTCAACAATtcagaatttttttttgtgatGATTTAGTCAATTTTACTCATTTttgccaccaccactactacgattaccacaacaaccacaCCCACATGGGCACAAGAACAAAAGTGATTCACAGTGAAATACTAGTTGTTTGCTTTTAATTGacaatataataatgattaaGTAATGTTACTTTGATATGAAATTCTGAGAGATTTTCTACTCATAAAGATCATTGTATGagggatttttttttccctctCCTCCCCTCCCGTCTCTCTCTTTGTCTTTTGTTGATTGGCTGATTGTTATTTGTTATCTAAATCTTTTGTCTATTCTATTtagtttatatttataGAATATGTTACATTGTTAATGATGGGAAGAGATTGGTTATTGACTGGGTTAACTATTCCGAACACAACTTAAACTGAATATACaacaattataataattgagAATTAACCAGAACTTAGTTTtactaacaataataatcccTGCAAAAGCTACCTGAATACACCAAGAATGTTGCATTCTCCTCCTTCTTCAGgtaattattgtttttccACAAATTCACAGTTAAATTCATGATCCCCAAAATCGATCCGAATGAAAATATTCTCAACCTCTATATCAACACTGACGAAGTATAAAGTTTGATATGAAACGTCATTTCTATCATTACACTCTAAACACAATTTCGTTTTGTATTTAGACAAGgctttttctctttttccttcttACCTTTATGCATTGCATTGCATTTTTTTGTCACTATTTCCATGAATTTTTTAGTGTTAACCACACAAAACTATTACGAAGTCACAACTAATATATCTTATTTTTTAGTAACTGCTTATATTAACCCTACATGCTTATAAAACTGAATTTCgttaattgttgtttaaaTGTACTAGTAGGTAGAAAATTTTACGTTTTATTAGAAGAGTAAGCCTAAACTGGTAATTAACTTGCTAGTAGTATTATAATCAGCtcattaataaaaataacagGAATTTTTATATAGTTATTGAGTTTTACTCAGCCTCATTTTGATGGTCAAAACTTACCACTTCTCTGTCCCCCTTTGGttgtattgtttttattgtATATTTATGTGTTTATCCGATATCAATCATACTATCTAAGGGGGGATGGCTAGAATGAATAGACAATAATTAGGCTTTAAGAACaaatagaaataaattGAGGCTGAGATTACTGTCTAGCATGAAAAAGCTAATTCTTAAATCACTTAACCAATACAAACCATTCGATTTAATTCTTATCAAGATAACTTAGgaaacaataaaacaataattgaCACACACAATTAGTTATCCTATCTATTTATAGCTTATCTTGAAAACTAAATGTGGATTTCAACTGCAATAATTGACACTGCCTCCTTTCTCCTCATCCTACTACTTTTTTGCTTGTCAAATTCAATCCTGCAATGGGGACAGGGAAAACAAATATAGAAATTCCTCCTATAAGTTTCTTATAACATATGACTAGCCattcaaaaaaagagaagCAATCTTAGTATTTCCCAATTATAAATCAACAGACTGAACCCTTGAACGCCAAGATCTAATTCCTCCCCCACCTTTCATcttttaaaagaaattgcGTTAAAACAACCaatttaattcttcaaatccCACGAGTCTAATTTCTTTGCCAAGAAAAAAGTGAGTATGTGGAAGTAACACAATGCAGACTTTTTTCTTGGCATACTTCTTCAAACACCGAAACCCTCaatcaccaccaacaacaaataagAACATACTTAATTCTTGAAgtactaataataactaGATCATTTAAGAAGGGAAGATCATATTTTGTCTTGGCATATACAGTAGAGAATTCTAACAATAATGCATTTCAGAAATCTTTTTGCTACAATATGCTACCAATTGAATGTACGAGGAAGAAAGTGTTCAATTTAAAGGTATTCAAATTGTATCTATATTAGGCTTTAAACTTGGatgattataatttatGCAACAATTTCCTCTCCTGAACAAAAGCCAAATACACCGCCAACGCATTGGCCCTCATATTTTGCATTGACCGTAATGAAGGAGGGCTAATTTTAGGTCCCTTGTGTATGGCGTTTTTAAAATGGCAAAAAGTTTGGTAATTAACACATATTGCCCTCTTGGGGGGGCTGATTCTTCGGTTTGGTCTTACTTTGGTGCATCTTAATTATTTCTAACACCTCAACTTAGTAGCCAACACTATATTTTTGGAAGTGTTTATAATCAGCAACATTTTTCTTGGACCTACTACTTTATAGTATTCTTCCTTAGCATTGTATCTTATCTAGCAAACCTTCCAATCTTAAAACCCTGAAACTGTACAAGCGATGCATAACCTCAAGTAAAGATTATATTACAATAAATTCCAGAGTCAGTTCTTCTATAAATAAAAGAGTAGTCAAATTTTTGTTCTACATGAATCATACTGAACAATTCATAGTCGCAGgctctttttttaaaattcaaataataaaaaatactTAGAATTATAAAAACTATAGAAACAAACTAATCAAATTAACAACACACCAAATTGGAGGTAATTAATCATACCGAAAATAgcaaaatatcaataaacacgaagaaaaaccaaaaaatatattaattttttttttggagccaaaaaaacaaaaaacaaacaaataacaaaaatcTAAAAAGGCGACTATGATGGTATCATCCTTAAATAAATAAGGATAATAATGTGATCAAACCACATAACCAAGTAGAATGTTGAATAACAGAACCAGATCCGTCAAATGTAGTAAGCATATGTAAACTAACTAAAGATGAAGTCATTTGTTGACTCAATGTAGTTTGTTGGGTATCAGAATTGGATTGCGATTGAGATTGGTTGGTTGATGTTGTACTAGTAATAACAGAGTCACTATTAGcagttgtagttgtagaTGGAgatgaagttgaagttgCAGATGGAgcattaccaccaccattattattggtttGTTGTTCAATGACACTGGTTGATTcagcagtagtagtaacAGTAGTAGTTTCATCAGCACTAGAAGAAATGATAGGCGATGAAGCTTCCACGGAACCGGTTGTTGCTATggtttcattttcaatatcagtAGAAGTGGAAGCAGCTGTGGAAGTAGTAAATTCAGAATTTTCATCCATACTTGATTTCACATTAGTAGATGGTGATTCATAAGGACCATTTCCGTTGTTTCCTTTAGTAGTAAATACAACCTCACTTTCAGTTGTTGGAACACTTGGATTTGTTTGAGCAGTAGTAAAAGTAGAAGATTCTGTTTCAACAGATACTCCTGACTCTGAAAAAATACCAGATGGGGATTGTAAAGTGGATTCTGTGGTTGTAGTATCAACAGTATTAGTAACCATAGGAGTTTCGATATTATTAGGAATTGTGACAATACGAGTAGAAACAGAAACCCAAGAACAACCTTTATCACCTTCACAGCTAGTTTCtgtaattgtttttgtttcaataacCCAAGTTGTAGACCACAAAGTTGTATGGTTGGTGTAATGAGGACgagaaaatgaagaaatttctGAACTTGACATGGTGTCATAAATAATCACAGTATCAGTTCCACCTGGTGGTGCAGTAACGGTAGTAGCAGTGGTATAGGATTGAGACCAGTATTCGGTGGTGGTAACAGTTGGGTTTGGTGGCTCTCTGATTAAAACAGTATCAGTTTCACCTGGTGGTGCGATGatagtggtagtagtagcaaaTGATTGTGACCAGTATTCAGTAGTAGTGACAGTGTGGTTTGGTGGTTCTCTAATGATAACAGTGTCAGTACCACCTGGTGGTGCAGTTACAGTTGTGGTTGTAGCAAATGATTGTGACCAGTATTCAGTAGTAGTAACTGTGTGATTTGGTGGTTCCCTAATAAGAACGGTATCGGTTTCACCTGGAGGAGCAGTGattgtagtagtagttgcATAGGATTGAGACCAATACTCAGTTGTGGTTACAGTATGGTTTGGTGGTTCTCTAATAAGGACAGTATCGGTCTCACCTGGAGGAGCGGTaatggtagtggtggttgCGTAAGATTGAGACCAATACTCAGTTGTAGTGACAGTTGGGTTTGGTGGTTCCTTGATGATAACTGAATCAGTGCCACCTGGTGGGGCAATAACAGTGGTGGTTGTAGTGTAAGATTGTGACCAGTATTCAGTAGTAGTGACAGTGTGATTTGGTGGTTCCCTAATAAGGACAGTATCGGTTTCACCTGGAGGAGCGGTAATGGTAGTGGTAGTTGCGTAAGATTGAGACCAGTATTCAGTAGTAGTGACAGTGTGATTTGGTGGTTCCCTAATAAGGACAGTATCGGTTTCACCTGGAGGAGCGGTAATGGTAGTGGTAGTTGCGTAAGATTGAGACCAGTACTCAGTGGTTGTGACAGTTGGATTTGGAGGTTCTCTAATGATAACCGAATCAGTGCCACCTGGTGGGGCAATAACAGTGGTGGTTGTAGTGTAAGATTGTGACCAGTATTCAGTTGTGGTTACAGTATGGTTTGGTGGTTCTCTGATAATCACGGTATCAGTACCTCCTGGTGGAGCGGTGacagtagtagtggtagtgTAAGATTCTGACCAGTACTCGGTAGTTGTAACAGTTGGATTTGGAGGTTCCTTGATAATAACTGAATCAGTTCCACCTGGAGGAGCAGTGAAAGTACTAGTAGTAGTGTAAGATTCTGACCAATACTCGGTTGTAGTGACAGTATGGTTTGGTGGCTCTCTGATTAAAACAGTATCAGTGTTTCCTGGTGGTCCagtaatggtggtggtggtagcAAATGATTGAGACCAATATTCAGTGGTAGTAACAGTTGGGTTTGGCAGTGGAACTTGTACAATGACAGTGTCTATTGAGTCAGTTGGATTAGTATGTGTTGTGGTGGAAGTAATTGTTCCTGTCCATTTACTGGTAACAGTAGTGGTAGTGTGATATGgaatatcaacaataacagtAGCAGTTTCCCCAATTGGTGCAGTTTTGGTCAGGTAGGAAGTAGTCACACCAACATATGATGTTGTGATTGTAGTTGTTGGAATAggtttcaaaatttcaattgtctTAGTTTTGTCGCGGTTAGGATCGAATGGTAAGGTGGTCACAGCGGTAGTACTGTCTGTAACTGTTCTGGTAGTAGCCACAATAACAATACCGTTAGATCCAGCATCACTATTTCTGTATCCAGTCCATCTTAATGTGAAAGGTGCACGTTGCCAATAACCACCAGCACAAGTATATTCATTAGCATACGACAAGGTGTACGAATTAACATCTGTAGCAGAAATATAAGCGTCAACAAATGGACGATAACCGGCAGGAACATTTTTATATGTGATAAAGATACCATTAGATGAACAAGTTTTGGTGTAACTAAATGATTCAGATGAAACCGGATAATTCCAATCATTCAATCCTTTTGTAATACCAACATGAATATTTGAACAGTCAATTTGAACATCACCATAAGTGTTAGCGAATCCCATTGTACCAGATGTGTAACCATTTGCACATTGTGGTGCAACAAAAAGAGTTGACACTTTGTTGAGACTTGGTATAACTCTGGAATCAGTTAAGTACCCTTTTGGATCGACATTTGACctttcaaaatcaacattaaTTGAGATTTTCTTGCCACCATCATTAAATGTAACTGTGTTAGTACCAGCAGTAAAACATTTAGAATCTTCCAAATCAACAGAAGAACCAGTTCCACCTACATTGAATGCAAGTGGTAAAGTGACAGTACCCAAAGCCTTAATAGATGGAGTCAAAGTATTGCTCACAGTACATGTTAATGTAGAAAAGGTCATAAATTCTTCACCTGCCTGAAATTGACATGTAGCATATTTAACACCATGAGCAGTCAAATCAACAGATGTTTGAGAAGTAGTAAATTTAAACACACATGGCATATTCAATGTGAATGTATCTCCCGGACTTGCACTAGTACCATCTAAAGACCAACCCAAAACAGCATTCCAAGTTGGGGTTCCTGGTCCCTTATAATTATACGTAGCAGCATTAGACCAAGTCAATGAATTAAAACTGTTGAAAACACCAGTGATTGTCTTTGCAGTCGCAACCGACAAATATATGAGTAACAATGTATATTGTTGTAGCATCTAATATTAGCAGTTGGTAGTTGTTTATacaattataataaaatgaaattaaaaactaTCAGACCTCAATTCAAGGGAGGGGGGAAGCCTCTTTTATATACATTCATGAAAGTCTAGCAAATGCATCTCTTTCGTCGCCCGTGCTTTTGACAAGAATTAGTAAAATtctaaattaataatatcaagTCTTTGAATTTTTGGAAGTATGAACGTGCATAGCAAAACTTTCTTATGCACGATTTATTTCcatattcaaaatatcaatattcaaGGAAATATATGTTCAAAAATTAGACCTTGCTTCGAATACGAAAAATGGCGGACTCAGGGTTTGTAAAATGCAAGTTAAACCGAAAAACACAAGTCACAATGACTTTGtactttctttcttccGTCGTCTAATTCTTAATGATGCTCCCCAATATTTGCATAATTGACGTTACTAACATCAAAAAGTGGGCAACCAGCGACCTAAGCGGAAGATGTTGTTGCCAATAGCTCCATAAGGATTTGCAATTCATCGTAAATTTAAAGTCAATTCTTATAAAGTATTCCAATGTGTTAACACTCCCAATCTTGATTTGAGGCGGGTTATCAAATAGAAAGCAAAGTTATGATTCTTTGATATCGTACTTTACGTTGCTTCGGATTGTTTGGCTCataattttgttgttctttttatttttgtctTATTATGGATCCTCATATTTCCCGTgtcaaaacaataaatctATTAACCACCAATAAACCTAATGATAAGGTGATGGTTAAAgcatttattaattttgtgGTTATGATATTATCATTCTCACTAAACTAAATATTATAGTGATTTGGTGATGAATCTCTTTTGGAATGTTCTTTTATAGAATCAAGCAGTAAAAGGCCACTAAAGGCTGCTTCAGGTCATATtaccaacaaaaatttttgacaACACAAGCATCTCAATTGCATACCGTTTTTGCAATGGGTTCTATCATCAATAGAAGTTACTAGAAGAATTTAAAGGGAGGAATGTTAATTCTCgttggtatttttttttttttctcggACATATAAAAGACAAtaaaaacataaaaaatCGAAtaaaaaacagaaaacaaaatccAAAGAAACGAACAAGTGCTAGCGAGCCAACAGTTATGAGTTAAACACACTAGCAATTGTCTCACAAACACGAATCTATAATTcgaattgatttcaaagaaGGAAACTTTGAACGATATTCTTGGTTCAGTTAGTCTGCGAGTAGAGACAACAGCTTTTACATACTCTTACAATTgtaccaaaaaaaagccACCTATGCCAACGGAACTCTCTTAGAGTAGAAGCAAACTCATCCTGACAATAGAGAGTAGGACAAAACAAGTACCGttttttttcgtttatTTGTAACCTTAGACATTTGGAATGTATTAATCATTATTGGACTCATTAGCATTCCTTAAACGGTGATTTTTTGCCCTAAAGTAGTTTGCACACGACTTTGGGTGGTTAGCTTATGATATGAGCCTTGAAGCTTGGCATATTGAATCaatgtttttcaatttatcacctattatatttttattgtttattttttgaaaattgctACTACAAATAGTCGTTTATCTTGCCCtacaaataaacaattaaaagaagGGAAATTGTTTTGTAAAAAATGTTTGTTCTTATTTCCGCTCTATTGTATTAATCACTCTTGTTCTACAAAGAAATCAACCAATTCCTATTGCTCCGAACCCTTGCTGTTGGCTTTAATAGTAACTCGGAATTTTTGACCTTCTTTGCTCAAATTGCCATTATGTAAGTGCCtttgtttattaaataCAAAAGAAGCATGTAAATGTTAAGCCATTTTTTGAGGCGAGTGCACGAAAGCAAGACAAGACAAGACACAAGTAAACGGACCCCAAGACTTGATCGGTTAAAAAAACCGTTATGCTGATGTCAATGCCATTAGGCTATGTGATGAGTAAACAATATTTGggaatttttaaattcgTGGCGTATCTcctattttatttaaacgGCAAGTCCTTAACTTTAAAGAGTATTTAAAAGACCACATTCAGAACATTGCATGTAGTACAAAAAACAAGTAATAAGTACTTTGCGCTTCACAAGTTTGTAAATTTGCCAAATTcgataaaaaaatatatctCACGAAAGATTA from Candida albicans SC5314 chromosome R, complete sequence encodes:
- the ALS3 gene encoding adhesin ALS3 (Cell wall adhesin; epithelial adhesion, endothelial invasion; alleles vary in adhesiveness; immunoprotective in mice; binds SspB adhesin of S. gordonii in mixed biofilm; induced in/required for Spider biofilm; flow model biofilm repressed), whose protein sequence is MLQQYTLLLIYLSVATAKTITGVFNSFNSLTWSNAATYNYKGPGTPTWNAVLGWSLDGTSASPGDTFTLNMPCVFKFTTSQTSVDLTAHGVKYATCQFQAGEEFMTFSTLTCTVSNTLTPSIKALGTVTLPLAFNVGGTGSSVDLEDSKCFTAGTNTVTFNDGGKKISINVDFERSNVDPKGYLTDSRVIPSLNKVSTLFVAPQCANGYTSGTMGFANTYGDVQIDCSNIHVGITKGLNDWNYPVSSESFSYTKTCSSNGIFITYKNVPAGYRPFVDAYISATDVNSYTLSYANEYTCAGGYWQRAPFTLRWTGYRNSDAGSNGIVIVATTRTVTDSTTAVTTLPFDPNRDKTKTIEILKPIPTTTITTSYVGVTTSYSTKTAPIGETATVIVDIPYHTTTTVTSKWTGTITSTTTHTNPTDSIDTVIVQVPSPNPTVTTTEYWSQSFATTTTITGPPGNTDTVLIREPPNHTVTTTEYWSESYTTTSTFTAPPGGTDSVIIKEPPNPTVTTTEYWSESYTTTTTVTAPPGGTDTVIIREPPNHTVTTTEYWSQSYTTTTTVIAPPGGTDSVIIREPPNPTVTTTEYWSQSYATTTTITAPPGETDTVLIREPPNHTVTTTEYWSQSYATTTTITAPPGETDTVLIREPPNHTVTTTEYWSQSYTTTTTVIAPPGGTDSVIIKEPPNPTVTTTEYWSQSYATTTTITAPPGETDTVLIREPPNHTVTTTEYWSQSYATTTTITAPPGETDTVLIREPPNHTVTTTEYWSQSFATTTTVTAPPGGTDTVIIREPPNHTVTTTEYWSQSFATTTTIIAPPGETDTVLIREPPNPTVTTTEYWSQSYTTATTVTAPPGGTDTVIIYDTMSSSEISSFSRPHYTNHTTLWSTTWVIETKTITETSCEGDKGCSWVSVSTRIVTIPNNIETPMVTNTVDTTTTESTLQSPSGIFSESGVSVETESSTFTTAQTNPSVPTTESEVVFTTKGNNGNGPYESPSTNVKSSMDENSEFTTSTAASTSTDIENETIATTGSVEASSPIISSSADETTTVTTTAESTSVIEQQTNNNGGGNAPSATSTSSPSTTTTANSDSVITSTTSTNQSQSQSNSDTQQTTLSQQMTSSLVSLHMLTTFDGSGSVIQHSTWLCGLITLLSLFI